Proteins from a genomic interval of Clostridium sp. 'deep sea':
- a CDS encoding Ger(x)C family spore germination protein, translating into MKRKTLVFILLFCLVILGGCHGRAAIEDLAVVFGFGYDIDKIASPQPEYISVIEFISIQSEEEPGSDFYVGKGNTLYQSIENYKVKQGKPFGYGSELIYLISEDRAKFGIDDIILDLFRSFNVNIHASVAVVKGSCEEYFNLKSKTESASELLSNLIQYASDEYFYSSNNTVNDLIFKHFQQGRQICLPYIEIINEIPELSGIAVFNEDKMIKKLDIEETKLINILSTTGSKGIVSIESNDAHDYLEIEAKSKRKVKVTKADNKLNYDIQIKVVGTLVMDTLLQEELDKEQVSKIEKILAADLQKDLEQEIIKVQKIHKQDLLDVSKYAIAKYGADSKLDSTTNFINSQITVDVKVKIESIGRIYGNTKTK; encoded by the coding sequence ATTAAAAGAAAAACCCTAGTATTTATTCTTTTATTTTGCTTAGTTATACTTGGTGGTTGCCATGGCCGAGCGGCAATTGAAGACTTAGCTGTAGTATTTGGTTTTGGTTATGATATAGATAAAATTGCTAGCCCTCAACCTGAGTATATAAGTGTAATTGAATTTATCTCTATACAGTCTGAAGAAGAGCCTGGTTCAGATTTTTATGTGGGTAAAGGAAATACACTTTATCAGTCAATTGAAAACTATAAGGTAAAACAAGGTAAACCATTTGGTTATGGCTCAGAGTTAATTTATTTAATTAGTGAGGACAGAGCTAAGTTTGGCATAGATGATATTATTTTAGATTTATTCAGAAGCTTTAACGTTAATATTCATGCCTCAGTAGCAGTAGTAAAAGGTAGTTGTGAAGAATATTTTAACTTAAAATCAAAAACTGAAAGTGCCTCAGAATTATTATCTAATTTAATTCAGTATGCCAGTGATGAGTATTTTTACTCAAGCAACAACACAGTTAATGATCTTATATTTAAGCATTTTCAGCAAGGTAGACAAATTTGTTTACCCTATATAGAAATAATTAACGAGATACCTGAATTGAGTGGTATAGCAGTATTTAATGAAGATAAGATGATAAAAAAACTTGACATTGAAGAAACTAAGTTAATAAATATATTAAGTACAACGGGTAGTAAGGGTATAGTTTCTATTGAGTCAAATGATGCTCATGATTACCTTGAGATAGAAGCTAAAAGTAAACGTAAAGTTAAAGTAACTAAAGCAGACAACAAGCTTAACTATGATATCCAAATTAAAGTTGTAGGAACACTAGTTATGGATACACTCCTACAAGAAGAGCTAGATAAAGAGCAAGTTAGTAAGATAGAAAAAATTCTTGCTGCAGATTTACAAAAAGATTTAGAGCAAGAAATAATTAAGGTGCAAAAGATACATAAGCAGGATTTGTTAGATGTTTCTAAATATGCTATAGCAAAATATGGAGCAGATAGTAAACTAGATAGTACAACTAACTTTATAAATTCGCAAATAACAGTAGACGTTAAGGTGAAAATAGAGTCGATTGGTAGAATATATGGTAATACTAAAACAAAGTAA
- a CDS encoding GerAB/ArcD/ProY family transporter, whose protein sequence is MSKNEITHNQYMYIIFSSMLGVGVLSLASNLCKYGKQTGWLTIIIAFLYPTAIICFSSYIHKKTKTNFYTMCSNIYGKFLTVVFALIFFLFILTIYVGVLSGFTNVLKITIADAISPFLIILPALILTSFVAMNGVYMIARICEFYFFVTIPLLFIPLFILPKGTMLNIMPLKMSIEQMIKTIPESLYAFTGCEISYFIINKVSNKEKSFRSGIIAVLSITFVYLFTTFVATYYFGWQVASKLEYPLLYMMRDVNLPIVSNFLAIVIFLWSAIILRILVVHSYICTSIITKVTKLKQNYASWCFSIIAFVCILFFIPEFNRKTMLDTVIPYFVLFSLVWGSITAIIVKIKYRGNKELKEKP, encoded by the coding sequence ATGAGCAAAAATGAAATTACTCATAATCAGTATATGTACATAATATTTAGTTCTATGTTAGGAGTAGGTGTATTGTCACTAGCCTCTAACTTATGTAAGTATGGAAAACAAACTGGTTGGTTAACAATTATTATTGCATTTTTATATCCAACTGCTATAATTTGCTTTTCCTCATATATTCATAAAAAAACAAAAACAAATTTTTATACTATGTGTAGTAATATCTACGGAAAGTTCTTAACCGTAGTTTTTGCCTTAATATTTTTTTTATTTATTCTAACAATTTATGTGGGCGTTTTATCTGGATTTACAAATGTGCTAAAAATAACTATAGCAGATGCAATAAGTCCATTTTTAATAATACTGCCTGCTCTTATATTGACATCTTTTGTGGCAATGAACGGGGTATATATGATTGCTAGAATTTGTGAGTTTTACTTCTTTGTAACAATTCCTTTGTTATTTATTCCCCTTTTTATTCTTCCAAAAGGTACAATGCTTAATATAATGCCGTTAAAAATGTCTATAGAGCAAATGATTAAAACTATACCTGAAAGTTTGTATGCCTTTACTGGCTGTGAAATCAGTTACTTTATAATAAATAAAGTATCTAATAAGGAAAAAAGCTTTAGGTCGGGAATAATTGCTGTTTTAAGTATTACTTTTGTATATTTGTTTACTACTTTTGTAGCTACCTATTATTTTGGGTGGCAGGTTGCTTCAAAACTAGAATACCCGTTATTATACATGATGCGAGATGTAAACTTACCAATAGTCTCTAACTTTTTAGCTATTGTTATATTTTTATGGAGTGCTATTATTCTACGTATTTTAGTTGTACACAGTTATATTTGTACTTCTATAATTACCAAAGTTACAAAGCTTAAACAAAACTATGCTAGCTGGTGTTTTTCTATTATTGCCTTTGTTTGTATTTTATTTTTTATACCAGAGTTTAATCGAAAAACTATGTTAGACACTGTAATCCCTTATTTTGTATTGTTTTCACTAGTGTGGGGAAGTATCACAGCGATTATTGTAAAAATAAAGTATAGGGGGAATAAAGAATTAAAAGAAAAACCCTAG